One part of the Treponema peruense genome encodes these proteins:
- a CDS encoding 50S ribosomal protein L25, with protein sequence MEQFVVNAKIRKEAGKRVSKQLRAEGRIPAIAYNEKGESIMLDVDAAEFSKAWRSITPTTLINLKIDGQDNMAYIQDTEYDIKTDKNLHADFHIVSGTKPITAVLKMHYSGTPVGVLKGGFMVKHVPDVKLKALPADMPVSISADVSKVEIGQKFTVADLGLSDKVTILSKPTAVIVSIAPPRK encoded by the coding sequence ATGGAACAGTTTGTTGTTAATGCAAAAATCCGCAAAGAGGCAGGAAAGCGTGTCTCAAAGCAGCTTCGTGCGGAAGGTCGTATTCCTGCAATCGCCTATAACGAAAAGGGCGAGTCAATTATGCTTGACGTAGATGCAGCGGAATTCTCAAAAGCCTGGCGTTCAATCACTCCGACAACTCTTATCAACCTTAAGATTGACGGACAGGATAATATGGCTTATATTCAGGATACAGAGTACGATATCAAGACCGACAAGAATCTTCATGCCGACTTCCATATCGTATCAGGAACAAAGCCGATTACTGCTGTTCTTAAGATGCACTATTCTGGAACTCCTGTCGGTGTACTTAAGGGTGGTTTTATGGTAAAGCATGTTCCCGATGTAAAACTCAAGGCTCTTCCTGCTGATATGCCGGTTTCAATTTCTGCCGATGTTTCAAAGGTAGAAATCGGACAGAAGTTTACTGTTGCTGATCTTGGTCTCAGCGACAAGGTTACTATTCTTTCAAAGCCGACTGCGGTTATTGTTTCAATCGCACCTCCAAGAAAGTAA
- the tilS gene encoding tRNA lysidine(34) synthetase TilS — protein MSGSERIFDFEKKVSQGLAECGVNLFADKSAPVGVAVSGGADSVSLLVSLVHICKNPGKIIAVTVNHNLRSEEESGGDAVFVEKLCSSLGVKCRRFDVPRGKILSEAKKNGSGVEDAARKIRYSCFEKFIQETGSSFLCLAHNRNDRIETVVMRFMQGAGTSSLAGIPQRRGVFVRPLIGIPREEIESYLCEQGISYRTDSTNSDTSLFRNCVRRKIMPFLDECSPGWRKAVLSLSSKMACDADFIEQSVSEACSNPSVSLLLSEGRASLLRAGYSALHKSIRIRLLYKCISYAGAVSRIPYSFVEDFDKSVYSDCGEKNMSACGISMVAEKDIICIQKNVKPATESVFFVIIEKNGTYALGDLVVEVSSEGKAVSLSCGNKTVSLGNTGFPFVIRSRQSGDEFLRPDGTSRSVSKIFDDWKCGILRDKIPLVQRVCGDCSQNIVLIWGELYGFKNCFSV, from the coding sequence ATGTCTGGTTCGGAACGAATTTTCGATTTTGAAAAAAAAGTGTCCCAGGGTCTTGCTGAATGCGGTGTAAATTTATTTGCAGACAAAAGTGCCCCTGTAGGAGTTGCAGTAAGCGGCGGTGCAGACTCGGTTTCTCTTCTTGTATCTCTTGTTCATATTTGTAAAAATCCCGGAAAAATAATTGCAGTTACTGTAAACCACAATCTTCGTTCAGAAGAAGAAAGTGGCGGGGATGCAGTCTTTGTAGAAAAGTTGTGCTCTTCCCTTGGTGTCAAGTGCAGAAGGTTTGATGTTCCGCGCGGAAAAATTCTTTCTGAGGCAAAAAAAAACGGTAGCGGTGTAGAAGATGCTGCGCGCAAAATACGCTATTCCTGTTTTGAAAAATTTATTCAAGAAACCGGCTCTTCATTTCTTTGTCTTGCACATAACCGGAATGACCGTATAGAAACTGTCGTGATGCGTTTTATGCAGGGGGCGGGTACTTCTTCTCTTGCAGGAATTCCGCAGCGCAGGGGTGTTTTTGTCCGGCCCCTTATTGGTATTCCGCGGGAAGAAATTGAATCCTATCTTTGTGAACAGGGCATTTCCTACAGAACAGATTCTACAAATTCAGATACCAGTCTGTTCCGCAACTGTGTGCGCAGAAAGATTATGCCTTTTTTGGATGAATGCAGTCCAGGATGGAGGAAAGCCGTACTTTCTCTTTCTTCAAAAATGGCCTGCGATGCTGACTTTATTGAACAAAGTGTTTCTGAGGCATGCAGCAATCCTTCGGTTTCGCTTTTGCTTTCAGAAGGGCGTGCCTCTTTATTGCGTGCAGGGTATTCAGCCCTTCATAAAAGCATACGCATACGGCTTCTTTACAAATGTATTTCTTATGCAGGGGCCGTTTCTAGAATTCCGTATAGCTTTGTAGAAGACTTTGACAAAAGTGTATATTCGGATTGCGGCGAAAAAAATATGTCTGCCTGCGGAATAAGTATGGTGGCCGAAAAAGATATAATTTGCATTCAAAAAAATGTAAAACCGGCGACAGAAAGCGTGTTTTTTGTTATAATAGAAAAAAATGGAACTTATGCACTCGGGGATCTTGTGGTGGAAGTTTCTTCGGAAGGCAAAGCAGTCAGCCTGTCCTGCGGGAACAAAACTGTTTCTTTGGGGAATACAGGGTTCCCGTTTGTTATAAGAAGCCGTCAGTCCGGAGATGAATTTCTACGTCCGGACGGAACTTCCAGGTCTGTTTCAAAAATTTTTGATGACTGGAAGTGCGGTATTCTCAGGGATAAGATTCCGCTGGTTCAGAGAGTGTGCGGGGACTGCAGTCAAAATATAGTTTTGATTTGGGGAGAACTCTATGGATTTAAAAACTGTTTTTCGGTTTAA